The Seriola aureovittata isolate HTS-2021-v1 ecotype China chromosome 12, ASM2101889v1, whole genome shotgun sequence genome window below encodes:
- the gata6 gene encoding transcription factor GATA-6 translates to MDLGENSWSMVKREVSSSPGSPAEQTYLPGDSRRDGPTSDELRTPPSELDALGHRRSDGRSLHSYVHFGHHNNTLTTTEDIPLFTDLDQGSKLVFSSGAHKASLLVDPADMYQTIAIAAAQSQTGYDSSSGGYMHSNPNSPVYVPSSRVGPMIPSLSYLQASGSAQPSHAVSSHSVWSQSTPESPSYSTGSPHTSSRFHYPPSPPMNNGTPRDSGYSNTLNVSNRDQYGLSRPLSGTYPSPYSPYVAPQLSQLPSPWTGGHFDNTMLHTLQSRGAPLIRGPNGVSDILDDMGESRECVNCGSISTPLWRRDGTGHFLCNACGLYSKMNGLSRPLIKPQKRTSTSRRIGLSCANCQTSTTTLWRRNAEGEPVCNACGLYTKLHGVPRPLAMKKEGIQTRKRKPKTLNKTKGSSGNNNSISMTPTSTSSSNSEDCSKTSSPSGQVSGVSSSVLSSSGEGTGSGSAVKYPAQDGLYTSVGLTQPSDVASVRGEPWCPMALA, encoded by the exons ATGGACCTGGGCGAAAACAGCTGGTCCATGGTCAAGCGAGAAGTATCCAGCAGCCCAGGGTCGCCGGCTGAGCAGACCTACCTGCCCGGTGACAGCAGGAGGGACGGTCCCACCTCGGATGAGCTGAGGACACCTCCGAGCGAGCTTGACGCACTGGGGCACCGCCGCTCCGACGGCAGATCATTACACTCCTACGTTCACTTCGGACACCATAACAACACCCTGACCACTACCGAGGACATCCCGCTGTTTACGGATTTAGACCAAGGCAGCAAACTCGTCTTCTCCAGCGGAGCGCACAAGGCGAGCTTGCTGGTGGACCCGGCCGACATGTACCAAACAATCGCCATCGCCGCAGCCCAGAGCCAGACTGGATATGATTCCTCCTCTGGTGGTTATATGCACTCCAATCCCAACTCTCCCGTGTACGTGCCTAGCTCCCGGGTAGGCCCCATGATACCCAGCCTGTCTTATCTGCAGGCCAGCGGCTCTGCACAGCCCAGCCACGCCGTCTCCAGCCACTCGGTCTGGTCTCAGTCCACCCCGGAGAGCCCTTCATACAGCACCGGGAGCCCGCACACCTCCAGCCGGTTCCACTATCCTCCAAGTCCGCCCATGAATAACGGGACGCCGAGAGACAGCGGCTACAGTAACACACTGAATGTGAGCAACAGAGACCAGTACGGACTTTCTCGGCCCCTCAGCGGGACCTACCCGAGTCCATACTCTCCTTATGTTGCACCGCAGCTCTCCCAGCTGCCCTCACCTTGGACCGGGGGACATTTCGATAACACGATGCTGCACACCTTGCAGAGCAGAGGCGCGCCCTTGATCCGAGGACCAAACGGAG tTTCAGATATTCTGGACGACATGGGCGAGAGCAGAGAGTGCGTCAACTGCGGCTCCATCTCCACGCCGCTCTGGAGGCGCGACGGCACGGGCCACTTTCTCTGCAACGCCTGTGGCCTGTACAGCAAAATGAATGGGCTGAGCAGGCCATTAATTAAACCACAGAAACGGACG TCAACGTCCAGAAGAATCGGCCTGTCCTGCGCCAACTGTCAAACCAGCACGACCACTTTGTGGCGCAGAAACGCCGAGGGAGAGCCGGTGTGTAACGCATGTGGGCTCTACACAAAACTACACGGG GTACCTCGGCCGCTCGCCATGAAGAAAGAGGGAATtcagacaagaaaaagaaaaccgaAAACATTGAATAAAACAAAGGGATCCTCTG GAAATAACAACTCTATCTCTATGACTCCCACATCCACTTCTTCATCCAATTCTGAAGACTGCTCAAAAACCAGCTCTCCCTCTGGACAGGTCTCCGGG GTCAGTTCATCTGTGCTGTCCAGCTCCGGGGAGGGAACAGGCTCGGGCTCAGCGGTGAAGTACCCGGCACAGGACGGCCTGTACACCAGCGTGGGCCTGACCCAGCCATCAGATGTAGCTTCAGTGAGGGGTGAACCCTGGTGCCCCATGGCTTTAGCTTGA